One Halalkalicoccus jeotgali B3 DNA window includes the following coding sequences:
- a CDS encoding FxLYD domain-containing protein produces MAVTGVTTWLFTRDTEGDEKGAQSNAESDGNETGGSIDENGTAPEASRVDVENESQPAAADPEPEPEGPETNESAINESAPDTTPTAEDVTLSDTELVIESNMATVTGTATNEGDEPVTIDLEVQFLEGDEQLGRPALGGTTGLQPGDSWEFTISARGSELSGATDYEIAKNVQTRS; encoded by the coding sequence ATGGCCGTAACGGGAGTGACGACGTGGCTATTCACTCGAGATACCGAGGGCGACGAGAAGGGCGCCCAGTCCAATGCTGAGAGCGACGGAAACGAGACGGGCGGGAGTATCGACGAGAACGGAACGGCACCCGAGGCGAGTAGGGTGGACGTCGAGAACGAAAGTCAACCAGCGGCGGCAGACCCGGAACCGGAACCAGAGGGACCGGAGACAAATGAGAGTGCGATCAACGAGAGCGCCCCGGATACAACGCCGACGGCGGAGGATGTTACACTGTCTGACACTGAGCTTGTCATAGAGTCTAACATGGCGACAGTGACGGGGACGGCGACGAACGAGGGGGACGAACCAGTGACGATAGACCTCGAGGTTCAGTTCTTGGAGGGAGACGAGCAGCTCGGACGGCCAGCACTGGGAGGGACCACCGGATTACAGCCGGGCGACTCATGGGAGTTTACGATCAGCGCGAGGGGGAGCGAGCTCAGCGGGGCGACGGATTACGAGATCGCGAAGAACGTCCAAACGCGAAGCTAA
- a CDS encoding VirB4 family type IV secretion system protein: MSKTDDTPTEQTDTETPSIDADLQAAIKPGRIDRLVNGSPLEGILSHSPITEWFEPERGTIIQDFAAVQRAFKHEHAVELDGGHGVVGAIKVDPASMAMYEKDDLLLPINAFAGVLSTLPPHQRGMMVDIPRSVDYTDHQQSAKGHERRLRATIRSGTVDQPPTREIDPSVDKTEREAIQAVLEMEAGDEPDTWPLEVQADIAKERATIESFYENTTAKREHYIVLEANELDAARTLSGINGGLADLDFIGKPVKERRVRRLRENSDLTGIMVRELNRRLKSLQNGLEKLQGISARRLTSAEFTEVIADAYRPDDVTQIKHFTDMVRQSPVPGSEDAGDPNHNVSHPGNDVDFCEGISDVTDEDDLMHQYRTLVMPETFDPETDGSITLDGDTLSATLQVTGWPDVPPTAFLEPLYQYHRPGVDVKIATHFERQANPKRTAKNQEHSMEDRLEGQFGTFFEDYVQRKYDEASSFAESIDDTNFAVFSASLSVTIEASTRHWDEQTGEVNHSDHRLTDAIEDIEMILKRECGLDTARMDDRHDEGWQSSIPVCNNELGENVTLRADALARQWAYQYKNREDADGTMIGLHDYLREPTRVDVGDLENGHSMGIYGTIGSGKTTSLQHLVNSFKQHHDERDIPFKMILSTPLQDLKSLCDIYGGEWIRVGKDAAVNPLNVPYVPPEKYRNIKKGSPWHGFLNRFDTFLYAYYDMMDLANIGEKRDTWTLAAKEAQRRQGIERGDPESYRNPSATIPDVIEVLEDIVLDPDEFVRERLANEEGTLEKRQGVARDIITHDIEAFEPDGRFSHFCERSDLDLMDHDVIYLDHQDQEQDQRAGGLEMMMRLSDLHEQQKAFEGHTAMCVDEFHYMLSNPRSAGFFKRLHRHARHWGEWIMLATQEIGDLFETSTKDDGSTEVSLSESAEVIYNNQAMQLYHHTKEMNPTWADILDLTPRSQQYIRNADMGKKSDGYSQALFVVDEDQYPLRIEMSDDINPRQFAVYQHDPTDHPDTRMYLANYTDDQGRDPCNWGWT, from the coding sequence ATGAGTAAAACAGACGATACACCGACCGAACAGACTGATACCGAAACGCCGTCGATCGACGCCGACCTTCAGGCGGCCATCAAGCCGGGGCGGATTGACCGCCTCGTGAATGGCTCGCCACTCGAGGGTATTTTGAGCCACTCGCCGATCACGGAGTGGTTCGAACCCGAGCGCGGCACGATCATTCAGGACTTCGCGGCCGTACAGCGTGCCTTCAAACACGAGCACGCTGTCGAGCTCGACGGTGGTCATGGCGTCGTCGGAGCGATCAAGGTCGACCCGGCGAGCATGGCGATGTACGAGAAAGATGACCTTCTGCTCCCCATTAACGCCTTCGCGGGCGTCCTCTCGACACTCCCTCCACATCAACGTGGGATGATGGTCGATATCCCCCGCTCGGTCGACTACACTGACCACCAACAGAGTGCCAAGGGGCATGAACGGCGCTTGCGGGCCACCATTCGCTCTGGAACAGTCGATCAGCCCCCAACACGGGAGATAGACCCGTCGGTGGATAAGACCGAACGTGAGGCCATACAGGCCGTCCTAGAGATGGAGGCTGGAGACGAGCCCGATACGTGGCCCCTAGAGGTCCAAGCGGACATCGCGAAGGAACGGGCCACGATTGAGAGCTTCTACGAGAACACGACCGCGAAGCGCGAGCACTACATCGTCCTCGAAGCGAACGAACTCGACGCCGCCCGAACCCTCTCGGGGATCAACGGCGGCCTCGCCGACCTCGATTTCATCGGTAAGCCGGTCAAGGAGCGCCGCGTTCGACGTCTCCGGGAGAATAGCGACCTCACGGGGATCATGGTCCGCGAATTGAATCGCCGCCTCAAATCGCTCCAGAATGGCTTAGAGAAGCTACAGGGGATCTCGGCTCGGCGGCTCACATCGGCCGAGTTCACGGAAGTGATCGCCGACGCCTACCGACCGGACGACGTTACGCAGATCAAGCATTTCACTGATATGGTCCGACAGTCGCCCGTTCCCGGTTCGGAGGACGCCGGCGACCCGAATCACAACGTCTCACACCCAGGGAATGACGTCGACTTTTGCGAAGGGATCAGCGACGTGACCGACGAGGACGACCTGATGCACCAATACCGGACCCTCGTCATGCCTGAAACGTTCGACCCCGAGACGGACGGGTCGATCACACTCGACGGCGATACTCTTTCGGCGACGCTCCAGGTCACGGGTTGGCCGGACGTCCCCCCGACGGCGTTTCTCGAGCCACTGTACCAGTACCACCGGCCGGGAGTGGACGTCAAGATCGCGACCCACTTCGAACGGCAGGCGAACCCGAAGCGCACCGCCAAGAACCAAGAACACTCGATGGAAGACCGCCTTGAGGGGCAATTCGGGACGTTCTTCGAGGACTACGTGCAGCGGAAGTACGACGAGGCCAGTTCGTTCGCCGAGTCGATCGATGATACCAACTTCGCAGTGTTCTCTGCGAGCCTCTCGGTCACGATCGAGGCCTCAACGCGCCACTGGGACGAACAGACCGGCGAAGTGAACCATTCGGACCACCGACTCACCGACGCGATTGAGGATATCGAGATGATCCTGAAACGCGAGTGCGGGCTCGACACCGCTCGGATGGACGATCGCCACGACGAGGGGTGGCAGTCGTCGATTCCCGTCTGTAACAACGAGCTCGGCGAGAACGTCACACTTCGGGCCGACGCCCTCGCCCGACAGTGGGCCTATCAGTACAAGAATCGCGAGGACGCCGACGGGACCATGATCGGCCTGCATGACTACCTCCGGGAGCCGACCCGCGTCGACGTCGGCGATCTCGAGAACGGCCACTCAATGGGAATTTACGGGACTATCGGGAGCGGCAAGACGACCTCGCTCCAGCACCTCGTCAACTCGTTCAAGCAACACCACGACGAGCGCGATATCCCGTTTAAGATGATCCTCTCGACGCCGCTTCAGGACCTCAAAAGCCTGTGTGATATCTATGGTGGCGAGTGGATCCGCGTCGGAAAGGACGCGGCCGTGAACCCGCTGAACGTTCCGTACGTCCCGCCTGAGAAGTACCGTAATATCAAAAAAGGGTCGCCATGGCACGGGTTCCTCAATCGGTTCGACACGTTCCTGTACGCCTACTACGATATGATGGACCTCGCGAATATCGGCGAGAAGCGCGACACATGGACGCTCGCGGCCAAGGAGGCCCAGCGCCGGCAGGGGATCGAACGCGGCGATCCCGAGAGCTACCGGAACCCGAGTGCAACGATCCCCGACGTTATCGAGGTCCTCGAGGATATCGTGCTCGACCCCGACGAGTTCGTTCGGGAGCGCCTCGCGAACGAGGAGGGGACCTTAGAGAAGCGCCAAGGCGTCGCCCGAGATATCATTACCCACGACATCGAGGCGTTCGAGCCTGATGGCCGATTCTCGCACTTTTGCGAGCGGTCGGACCTAGATCTGATGGATCACGACGTGATCTACCTCGATCACCAAGACCAAGAGCAGGATCAACGCGCTGGCGGCCTCGAGATGATGATGCGTCTGTCCGACCTCCACGAGCAGCAAAAGGCCTTCGAGGGACACACCGCGATGTGCGTCGACGAGTTCCACTATATGTTGTCAAACCCCCGGAGTGCGGGCTTTTTCAAGCGACTCCACCGCCACGCTCGCCACTGGGGCGAGTGGATCATGCTCGCAACTCAGGAGATCGGCGACCTGTTCGAAACCTCAACGAAAGACGACGGAAGCACGGAAGTCTCACTCTCCGAGAGCGCCGAAGTGATCTACAATAATCAGGCCATGCAGCTCTACCACCACACCAAGGAAATGAACCCGACGTGGGCGGACATCCTCGACCTCACTCCTCGGTCCCAACAGTACATCAGGAACGCCGATATGGGCAAGAAAAGCGACGGCTACAGTCAAGCGCTGTTCGTCGTCGACGAGGATCAGTACCCGCTCAGAATCGAAATGTCGGACGACATCAACCCGCGACAGTTCGCTGTCTATCAGCACGACCCGACCGACCACCCCGATACGAGGATGTACCTCGCGAACTACACGGACGATCAGGGACGCGACCCGTGCAACTGGGGGTGGACCTAA